A window from Salvia miltiorrhiza cultivar Shanhuang (shh) chromosome 2, IMPLAD_Smil_shh, whole genome shotgun sequence encodes these proteins:
- the LOC131009407 gene encoding protein NRT1/ PTR FAMILY 6.4, with the protein MVLVDSHGSKDDGVKVDFRGKPVDKSKTGGWLAAGLILGTELSERICVMGISMNMVTYLVGTLHLPSAKSANIVTNFMGTLNLLGLLGGFVADAKLGRYVTVAIAASVTALGVTLLTLATTIPSMRPPPCFDPRGGPCVEANGRQLAMLYTALYTIALGGGGIKSNVSGFGSDQFDSSDPKEEKAMIYFFNRFYFCISLGSLFAVTVLVYIQDNVGRGWGYGISAGTMIIAVGILLAGTALYRFRRPQGSPLTVIWRVVSSAWKRRRLPYPPQPDLLNEYYNATVPHSDKLRCLDKASIVEGDEGEDGPKGAAAATGKLATVTQVEEVKMVIMLLPIWSTCILFWTVYSQMNTFTIEQATFMDRNLGGFEIPAGSFSFFLFITILLFTSLNERVLVPLARRVTHTKQGLSSLQRVGIGLVFSIFGMGASALVEMRRRDAFVKDGLRIRAFWLVPQFFLVGAGEAFAYVGQLEFFIREAPERMKSMSTGLFLSTLSMGFFVSSLLVTLVDSVTNKKWLMSDLNRGKLENFYWMLAVLGVLNFVVFLVFAMRHRYKVQNYVVPQLDGEGELKQQSHESTSINAGKIAAEVATEEP; encoded by the exons atG GTTTTGGTTGATAGTCACGGCAGCAAAGATGACGGAGTCAAGGTGGATTTTCGCGGAAAACCGGTCGATAAATCAAAAACCGGCGGCTGGCTGGCCGCCGGGCTCATCTTAG GAACGGAACTCTCCGAGAGGATATGCGTGATGGGGATATCGATGAACATGGTGACGTATTTGGTCGGAACATTGCATCTTCCGTCGGCAAAATCGGCGAACATCGTCACGAATTTCATGGGGACGCTCAATCTACTGGGCCTCCTAGGCGGCTTCGTCGCCGACGCCAAACTCGGTCGTTACGTGACGGTCGCTATTGCAGCATCCGTCACAGCTTTG GGAGTGACACTGTTGACATTGGCCACCACTATTCCGAGCATGAGGCCCCCTCCCTGTTTCGATCCGAGAGGAGGGCCGTGCGTGGAGGCCAACGGGCGGCAGCTGGCCATGCTCTACACGGCCCTCTACACGATCGCGTTGGGGGGAGGGGGCATCAAGTCGAATGTCTCCGGCTTCGGATCAGACCAGTTCGACTCGTCTGATCCGAAGGAGGAGAAGGCGATGATATACTTCTTCAACAGATTCTATTTCTGCATTAGCCTTGGATCCTTGTTTGCTGTCACGGTCTTGGTCTACATTCAAGACAatgtggggagggggtggggcTATGGGATCTCCGCCGGCACGATGATCATCGCGGTCGGGATTTTGCTGGCCGGGACGGCGTTGTACCGTTTCAGACGGCCTCAGGGGAGCCCCCTGACCGTCATATGGCGCGTCGTCTCCTCTGCATGGAAGAGGAGACGACTGCCGTATCCGCCGCAGCCGGATTTGTTGAATGAGTACTACAATGCCACAGTTCCTCATTCTGATAAACTTag GTGTTTGGACAAGGCGTCGATCGTCGAGGGCGACGAAGGGGAAGACGGGCCCAAAGGCGCCGCCGCTGCTACCGGAAAACTCGCAACCGTTACTCAAGTTGAAGAAGTGAAGATGGTGATAATGCTTCTACCAATTTGGTCTACCTGCATACTGTTTTGGACAGTCTACTCCCAAATGAACACATTCACCATTGAGCAAGCCACGTTCATGGACCGGAATCTCGGCGGCTTCGAGATTCCGGCGGGGAGTTTCTCCTTCTTCCTCTTCATCACGATCCTCCTCTTCACGTCCCTCAACGAGAGGGTCCTCGTGCCCCTGGCCCGGCGCGTGACCCACACGAAACAAGGCCTATCCTCCCTGCAGAGGGTTGGGATAGGCCTTGTCTTCTCCATATTCGGCATGGGGGCCTCGGCCCTCGTGGAGATGAGGAGGAGGGACGCCTTCGTCAAGGACGGCCTAAGAATCCGCGCCTTCTGGCTCGTGCCCCAGTTCTTCCTGGTGGGGGCCGGGGAGGCCTTCGCCTACGTGGGCCAGCTCGAATTCTTTATTCGAGAGGCCCCCGAGAGGATGAAGTCCATGAGCACGGGGCTGTTCCTCAGCACCCTGTCCATGGGCTTCTTCGTTAGCAGCCTGCTCGTCACGTTGGTCGACAGCGTGACGAACAAGAAGTGGCTCATGAGTGATCTCAATAGAGGGAAATTGGAGAATTTCTATTGGATGCTTGCAGTTTTGGGAGTCTTGAATTTTGTGGTGTTTCTTGTGTTTGCAATGAGGCATAGATACAAGGTGCAGAACTATGTTGTACCTCAGCTTGATGGGGAGGGAGAGCTCAAGCAGCAGAGTCACGAGAGTACAAGCATTAATGCAGGCAAGATTGCAGCTGAGGTTGCAACAGAAGAGCCTTGA
- the LOC131009408 gene encoding condensin complex subunit 2, protein MGETLSPILKQRAPPFSPIKSPLFAIGSNDDKLERAQARAARAAAIRRKPTVVSTSVSPETDSCLGKEQILDLFHNCIKLASENKINQKNTWELTLIDHLCEIIKVEEEDDTETNFQKASCTLEAGVKIYSMRVDSVHSEAYKVLGGINRVGQEDEKDDAVEDGNVTAGQGEDDEKKEQGRKLSPLSTLESSFTAINVKKFDVAFVVDPLYHQTSAQFDEGGAKGLLLNNLGVYGNCQVLFDSLEVPGKCSSPVARDEGAEIIDLSFASECIEQMVSDMLNSSEISPSLRAIVNQLDTDDGRQSEPFNLGQVNGSPGRDDDVSADTFGDYGAWDDDHDDQASVIDEATHNQDTTFPSQHEAPYLGDEQSNVYDPDEDDRSEEVDSYLFLSLGFSTKQNAWAGPNHWKFRKTKEPEVPAEETGSPKSKKTKNKKADVDLDFSNTIGTDFSQIFAPPKNPKSLLLPANRAPCNTRLPEDCHYQPEDLVKLFLLPHVLCLGKTRRKKTDNENLQRDGAEATASWDDGDDFGGGFDDGHAYSDVEEPSTLVSQPRQVSKIEVQYDKTSKQVDVHALKETLWGHIQRLNQTPVEDEAHDESISFKQLLANFPDSCRAAASLSDISTHLCFICLLHLANEHELQILGCPTLDDLSIRLKPQN, encoded by the exons ATGGGGGAAACCTTGAGCCCAATTTTGAAGCAAAGAGCTCCTCCATTTTCCCCGATAAAGAGCCCTCTGTTTGCAATAGGCTCCAACGACGACAAGCTCGAGCGGGCTCAGGCCCGCGCCGCACGCGCCGCCGCCATCCGCCGCAAGCCCACCGTCGTCTCCACCTCCGTCTCGCCCGAGACCGACTCGTGTCTTGGGAAGGAACAGATCCTCGACTTGTTCCACAACTGCATCAAACTAGCCAGCGAAAAT AAAATCAATCAGAAAAATACGTGGGAGCTGACTTTGATAGATCACCTCTGCGAGATCATTAAGgtcgaagaagaagatgatacTGAAACCAATTTCCAAAAG GCTAGTTGTACACTTGAAGCTGGGGTTAAGATTTATTCAATGAGAGTGGATTCTGTACATTCTGAGGCATATAAAGTTCTTGGAGGAATTAATCGGGTTGGGCAAGAAGATGAAAAAG ATGATGCTGTCGAGGATGGTAATGTCACTGCTGGACAAGGGGAAGATGATGAAAAGAAAGAGCAAGGGAGAAAG TTGTCACCTTTGTCAACACTGGAGTCGTCTTTTACCGCCATAAATGTAAAGAAATTTGATG ttgCATTTGTGGTGGATCCTCTCTACCATCAGACGTCAGCGCAATTTGATGAAGGTGGAGCGAAGGGTCTGTTGCTGAACAATCTCGGAGTTTATGGTAACTGCCAGGTCCTTTTTGATTCATTGGAAGTACCGGGAAAGTGTTCATCTCCGGTGGCTCGAGATGAGGGTGCTGAGATAATTGATCTGTCTTTTGCTAGTG AGTGCATCGAGCAGATGGTGTCGGATATGCTTAACAGTTCTGAAATATCTCCCAGCCTTAGGGCTATAGTAAATCAATTGGACACAGATGACGGAAGACAATCTGAGCCATTTAATCTTGGGCAAGTTAATGGAAGTCCCGGCAGGGATGATGATGTATCTGCGGACACATTTGGGGACTACGGAGCTTGGGACGACGATCATGATGATCAAGCAAGTGTGATAGATGAGGCTACTCATAATCAGGATACAACGTTCCCAAGCCAGCATGAAGCTCCTTATTTG GGTGACGAACAGTCAAATGTTTATGACCCTGATGAGGATGACAGATCTGAGGAAGTTGATAGTTATTTGTTTTTAAGTCTGGGATTTTCAACCAAGCAAAATGCCTGGGCAGGTCCCAATCACTGGAAATTCCGGAAAACGAAAG AACCTGAGGTTCCAGCAGAGGAAACTGGATCACCAAAGTcgaagaaaacaaaaaacaagaAAGCAGATGTGGATCTTGATTTTTCAAACACTATTGGCACTGATTTTTCGCAAATCTTTGCTCCTCCGAAGAATCCCAAGTCCCTATTGCTTCCAGCAAATAGAGCACCTTGCAACACCAGACTTCCTGAAGATTGTCACTACCAACCAGAGGATCTTGTTAAGCTGTTTTTGCTACCTCATGTTTTG TGCCTTGGAAAGACTAGAAGGAAGAAAACTG ATAATGAAAATCTACAAAGAGATGGGGCTGAAGCAACGGCATCTTGGGATGATGGAGATGATTTTGGTGGTGGCTTCGATGATGGACATGCTTATAGTGACGTTGAAGAGCCAAGCACGCTTGTTTCTCAACCACGACAG GTGAGCAAGATTGAGGTCCAGTACGACAAGACATCGAAACAAGTTGATGTTCATGCACTAAAGGAAACACTATGGGGCCATATACAACGTCTGAATCAAACCCCGGTTGAG GACGAGGCACACGATGAATCCATCTCCTTCAAGCAACTCTTGGCTAATTTCCCAGATAGCTGCAGAGCAGCAGCATCTCTTAGTGACATCTCCACACACCTGTGCTTCATATGCCTATTGCATCTAGCAAACGAGCACGAGCTGCAGATCCTCGGCTGCCCCACCTTGGACGACCTCAGCATACGCCTCAAACCTCAAAACTGA
- the LOC131009409 gene encoding paired amphipathic helix protein Sin3-like 3, which produces MAPPFTAALNFIREVKSAAAAAGDGGQTYAEFLQTLKQYRKRNLDPSIVISTALTLFRNHPNLLDGFKHFAPAAAAAAAEENSGLEFLNRVRLRSCADFLNRVGARFDGGGAYREFLERMHAYSRGEITAAAVADEVTGIFGKSNGDLVREFARFLPESPDGEGEGSKKKNIEGSRKRKTDWTDDEGIKRRRNSSPVGGAAVNQPKTLPMPPEKHGLRAAEADNDMEDLLCEIDVRIGRLKSARRSVKRLRRRITRGRVSPAGGVRLHEHLTALDLVCIRSVRCRKLLEDAGCDLVPALLVVREALKKKKEVLKRERLKIVEQWNRIRSSSR; this is translated from the exons ATGGCTCCTCCCTTCACCGCAGCCCTAAATTTCATACGCGAAGTCAagtccgccgccgccgccgccggcgacgGCGGCCAAACCTACGCCGAGTTTCTCCAAACACTAAAGCAATACCGCAAAAGAAACTTAGATCCTTCCATCGTAATTTCCACCGCCCTAACACTCTTCCGCAACCACCCTAACCTACTCGATGGCTTCAAGCATTTCgcgcccgccgccgccgccgccgcggcgGAGGAGAATTCCGGCCTCGAGTTCCTGAACCGGGTCCGCCTGAGGTCCTGCGCCGACTTCCTGAACCGGGTCGGGGCCCGGTTCGACGGCGGCGGGGCCTACCGCGAGTTCTTGGAGCGCATGCATGCATACTCACGTGGAGAAatcaccgccgccgccgtcgccgacGAGGTCACCGGAATCTTCGGGAAGAGCAACGGCGACCTCGTTCGTGAGTTCGCGCGTTTCTTGCCAGAATCTCCCGACGGAGAGGGAGAGGGATCGAAGAAGAAGAACATCGAG GGTTCGAGGAAGAGGAAGACCGATTGGACCGATGATGAAGGGATTAAGAGGAGGAGGAATTCGAGTCCCgtcggcggcgccgccgtcaaCCAGCCAAAAACGCTGCCGATGCCACCGGAGAAGCATGGATTGAGGGCGGCGGAGGCAGACAACGATATGGAGGATCTGTTGTGTGAGATTGATGTGAGGATCGGGAGATTGAAATCGGCTCGAAGGAGCGTGAagcgcctccgccgccgcatCACCCGCGGCCGTGTGTCTCCGGCCGGCGGCGTCCGCCTCCACGAGCATTTGACGGCGCTGGACTTGGTCTGCATCAGAAGTGTGCGGTGCAGGAAGCTTCTAGAAGATGCCGGTTGTGATTTGGTGCCTGCATTGCTGGTGGTGAGGGAggctttgaagaagaagaaggaggttttgaagagagagagattgaagaTTGTGGAGCAATGGAATAGAATTAGATCATCATCTCGATAA
- the LOC131010018 gene encoding paired amphipathic helix protein Sin3-like 3: MAPLLSTALQYIREVKSTTAAADDGGQIYGEFLQTLKQYRKRNLDSSIVTSTVQTLFRSHPNLLDGFNLYAPAAAAAAATAAAGENSGREFLNRVRLRSCADFLNRAGARFDGGGAYRKFLECMHAYSRGEIAAEAVADEVAGIFGRNNGDLVREFARFLPEQKLQTQPASAGEEEASRKRKREIAGTDKPGTKKRRDPISFAVPAWRGREQRGSDEEEAAKRDYEMEDSLFEIDVRIGRLTSAGISAANLHRGISDGGVPPAGIRIDEHFTVLDLICIRSVGRKLPDYAYHCRDLVPVLVELVEVLGEKKLELLGEREKIGQKWKRIRQSQ, encoded by the exons ATGGCTCCTCTCCTCTCCACCGCCCTACAATACATACGCGAAGTTAagtccaccaccgccgccgcggACGACGGCGGCCAAATCTACGGCGAATTTCTCCAAACCCTAAAGCAATACCGCAAAAGAAACTTGGATTCTTCCATCGTGACTTCCACCGTTCAAACACTCTTCCGCAGCCACCCCAACCTGCTCGATGGTTTCAACCTTTACGCTCCCGCCGCCGCGGCTGCCGCGGCAACCGCGGCGGCGGGGGAGAATTCCGGCCGCGAGTTCCTGAACCGGGTCCGCCTGAGGTCCTGCGCCGACTTCCTGAACCGGGCCGGGGCCCGGTTCGACGGCGGTGGGGCCTACCGTAAGTTCTTGGAGTGCATGCATGCATACTCACGTGGAGAAATCGCCGCCGAAGCCGTCGCCGACGAGGTCGCCGGAATTTTTGGCAGGAACAACGGCGATCTCGTCCGCGAGTTCGCGCGTTTCCTGCCGGAACAGAAACTGCAGACACAG CCCGCCTCTGCTGGCGAGGAAGAGGCGTCGAGGAAGAGAAAGAGGGAGATCGCCGGGACCGACAAACCAGGGACGAAGAAGCGGAGAGATCCGATCTCTTTCGCCGTGCCGGCGTGGCGGGGGAGGGAGCAGCGCGGGAGCGATGAAGAGGAGGCCGCGAAGAGAGACTATGAGATGGAGGATTCGCTGTTTGAGATTGATGTGAGGATCGGGAGATTGACATCGGCTGGAATCAGCGCCGCGAATCTCCACCGCGGCATCTCCGACGGCGGCGTGCCTCCGGCCGGAATCCGGATCGACGAGCATTTCACGGTGCTGGATTTGATCTGCATCAGAAGTGTGGGGAGGAAGCTTCCAGATTATGCTTATCATTGTCGCGATCTGGTGCCTGTGTTGGTTGAGCTCGTGGAGGTTTTGGGGGAGAAGAAGCTGGAATTgttgggagagagagaaaagattgGGCAGAAATGGAAGAGAATTAGGCAATCTCAATAA